One Scophthalmus maximus strain ysfricsl-2021 chromosome 9, ASM2237912v1, whole genome shotgun sequence genomic region harbors:
- the LOC118319087 gene encoding protocadherin gamma-A11-like produces the protein MGLRTSCIVFLFLWNAANGDATYSFEEEMKRGSHIGNIAKDLNLDLSKLSSRNARVDAAGNRKRFCDINVSTGDLIVSDRIDREELCGEKLSCVIKRDLVLENPLELHPFSLHIQDVNDNAPQFKEEMINIEIRESAVRGARFVIEEAHDADVGQNSVQQYSLKKNDHFVLAADGNTIELVLDKELDREKQGEMNLLLTALDGGSPQRSGTVVIHVTVLDANDNAPVFSQAVYKASLPENSPPDTLVVTVSATDADEGLNGDVTYEFGHVTEDVKKVFSIDRKNGKIKVKGEIDFETVASYDLRIKAKDGLGLSSYTKVTVDVTDVNDNIPVIYVKSLANAIPENVSPGSEVGIINVQDADSDNNQKVHCSIQQNVPFKLVPSFKNYYSLVTTGQLDRELVSDYNITISATDAGSPPLSSSKTVHLSVADINDNPPVFEEQSYSAYVSENNKPGSTLCSVTARDPDWRQNGTVIYSLLPGEVNGAPVSSYLSVNGDTGVIHAVRSFDYEHFRSFKVHVVARDNGSPPLSSNVTVSVFISDVNDNSPQILYPAPEGNSFMTELVPKAAHGGSLVSKVIAVDADSGQNAWLSYHIVKSTDPGLFTIGVHSGEIRTQRDISESDSMKQNLIVAVKDNGQPSLSATCSMYLLISDNLAEVPELKDISYDEKNSKLTSYLIIALVSVSTFFLTFIIIILGVRFCRRRKPRLLFDGAVAIPSAYLPPNYADVDGTGTLRSAYNYDAYLTTGSRTSDFKFVTSYNDNTLPADQTLRKSPSDFADVFGDIDESSQV, from the coding sequence ATGGGGCTGCGGACGAGCTGCAtcgttttccttttcttgtggAACGCCGCGAACGGAGACGCGACTTATTCATTTGAAGAGGAAATGAAGCGCGGATCTCATATCGGGAATATAGCGAAGGATCTGAACCTGGACTTGAGCAAACTGTCTTCTAGAAACGCCCGCGTTGATGCTGCGGGGAATCGCAAACGATTCTGTGACATCAATGTCAGTACTGGGGATTTGATTGTTTCCGACAGGATCGACCGGGAGGAGCTTTGTGGAGAAAAGCTGTCGTGTGTCATAAAACGCGACCTGGTGCTGGAGAATCCTCTGGAGCTGCACCCATTCAGTCTACATATTCAAGATGTTAATGATAACGCGCCACAGTTTAAAGAAGAAATGATCAATATAGAAATTCGAGAGTCTGCAGTCAGGGGAGCTCGTTTTGTGATCGAGGAGGCGCACGACGCGGATGTAGGACAGAATTCAGTTCAACAATACAGCCTGAAGAAGAATGATCATTTCGTTTTGGCTGCTGATGGAAACACAATAGAGCTTGTTCTTGACAAAGAGCTTGATCGTGAAAAACAAGGGGAGATGAATCTGCTCCTCACAGCTCTAGATGGAGGCTCTCCTCAGAGATCAGGCACCGTGGTCATACACGTCACTGTGCTGGATGCTAATGATAACGCCCCAGTGTTCAGTCAGGCCGTTTATAAAGCCAGTCTGCCTGAAAACTCTCCTCCTGATACCCTGGTGGTCACAGTGAGCGCGACTGACGCAGACGAGGGACTCAATGGAGATGTGACGTATGAATTTGGACACGTCACTGAAGACGTGAAGAAAGTTTTTAGTATTGACCGtaaaaatggtaaaataaaagtaaaaggcGAGATTGACTTTGAAACTGTTGCATCATATGATTTACGCATTAAAGCAAAGGATGGTTTAGGACTGTCGTCCTACACAAAAGTAACAGTTGATGTCACCGATGTCAATGACAACATCCCTGTAATCTATGTGAAATCTCTAGCAAATGCCATACCTGAGAACGTGTCACCTGGTTCAGAGGTGGGCATCATTAACGTGCAGGATGCAGATTCGGATAATAACCAAAAGGTCCACTGCTCCATTCAGCAAAATGTCCCCTTTAAGTTAGTTCCttcttttaaaaactattattctCTGGTGACCACAGGACAACTGGACCGTGAACTAGTGTCAGATTACAACATTACAATCAGTGCCACTGACGCGGGctctccacctctgtcctcctctaaAACTGTTCACTTATCTGTAGCTGACATCAACGACAACCCACCTGTGTTTGAGGAACAGTCCTACAGCGCATATGTGAGTGAAAATAACAAACCTGGCTCCACTTTATGTTCCGTTACTGCTCGAGACCCCGACTGGAGACAGAACGGTACAGTGATTTATTCTCTGTTACCCGGTGAGGTGAACGGTGCCCCGGTGTCCTCCTATCTGTCAGTTAACGGAGACACGGGGGTGATCCACGCTGTGAGGTCGTTTGACTATGAACACTTCAGGAGCTTTAAAGTCCACGTGGTGGCCAGAGACAACGGTTCTCCTCCGCTCAGCAGCAACGTGACCGTCAGCGTCTTCATATCGGACGTGAACGACAACTCTCCTCAGATCCTGTACCCCGCTCCGGAGGGCAACTCCTTCATGACCGAGCTGGTCCCCAAAGCTGCACACGGAGGCTCTCTAGTGTCCAAAGTGATAGCGGTGGACGCGGACTCCGGACAGAACGCCTGGCTGTCCTATCACATAGTCAAGTCCACTGATCCGGGACTTTTCACCATTGGTGTCCACAGCGGAGAGATCAGGACACAGCGGGACATTTCTGAATCTGACAGCATGAAACAGAACCTTATTGTGGCGGTGAAAGATAACggacagccctctctctctgccacctgtTCCATGTACTTACTTATTTCTGATAACTTGGCTGAGGTGCCAGAGCTGAAGGACATTTCTTATGATGAGAAGAATTCAAAACTGACCTCTTACCTGATCATCGCGCTGGTGTCTGTGTCCACCTTCTTCctgaccttcatcatcatcatcctgggtGTGAGGTTCTGTCGCAGGAGAAAGCCCAGACTGTTGTTTGACGGAGCGGTCGCCATCCCCAGCGCTTATCTGCCTCCTAATTACGCAGATGTTGACGGAACAGGAACTTTACGCAGCGCTTACAACTATGACGCCTACCTGACAACAGGATCTAGAACCAGTGACTTTAAGTTTGTGACGTCTTACAATGACAACACGCTGCCTGCTGACCAGACTCTGAGGAAAAGTCCTTCTGACTTTGCTGATGTCTTTGGAGATATAGATGAGTCCTCACAGGTATGA
- the LOC118319084 gene encoding protocadherin gamma-A11-like, producing the protein MDSIIIIFQPRCVCFLFLFLHIAYGDMSYSFPEEMKRGSVIGNMAKDLGLKTGTLSNRRARMDTDGTDTRYCDINLNNGELIVADRIDREGLCGEKASCILKQELVLENPLELHRISLHVQDINDNAPQFNEEIINIEIQESADRGARFVIEEAHDADVGQNSVQQYSLKKNDHFVLAVNNNILELVLDKELDREKQGEMNLLLTALDGGSPQRSGTVVIHVTVLDANDNAPVFSQAVYKASLPENSPPDTLVVTVSATDADEGVNGDVTYDFGHVTEDVKKIFSIDRKVGEIRVTGSVDYETTTSFEIRVKAKDGLGLSSYAKVIISVTDVNDNAPVINLKSLTNLIPENVSPGSEVGIINVQDRDSERNRQVRCSIQQNVPFKLVPSIKNYYSLVTTGQLDRELVSDYNITISATDEGSPPLSSSKTVHLSVADINDNPPVFEEQSYSAYVSENNKPGSTLCSVTARDPDWRQNGTVIYSLLPGEVNGAPVSSYLSVNGDTGVIHAVRSFDYEHFRSFKVHVVARDNGSPPLSSNVTVSVFISDVNDNSPQILYPAPEGNSFMTELVPKAAHGGSLVSKVIAVDADSGQNAWLSYHIVKSTDPGLFTIGVHSGEIRTQRDISESDSMKQNLIVAVKDNGQPSLSATCSMYLLISDNLAEVPELKDISYDEKNSKLTSYLIIALVSVSTFFLTFIIIILGVRFCRRRKPRLLFDGAVAIPSAYLPPNYADVDGTGTLRSAYNYDAYLTTGSRTSDFKFVTSYNDNTLPADQTLRKSPSDFADAFWDLNGSPEV; encoded by the coding sequence atggATTCGATAATTATCATCTTTCAGCCGCGCTGcgtctgtttcctctttctctttttgcacATCGCGTACGGGGACATGAGCTATTCTTTTCCCGAGGAGATGAAACGAGGATCAGTTATTGGAAATATGGCCAAGGATCTCGGGCTAAAAACGGGCACGCTGTCTAACAGAAGAGCCCGCATGGACACCGACGGGACTGACACACGTTACTGTGACATCAACCTGAACAACGGAGAATTGATTGTTGCCGACAGGATTGACCGAGAGGGGCTTTGTGGCGAGAAGGCTTCGTGCATCCTCAAACAGGAGCTTGTGCTGGAGAATCCTCTCGAGCTCCATCGGATTAGTCTACACGTGCAGGATATTAATGACAACGCGCCACAGTTTAACGAAGAAATTATTAATATCGAAATTCAAGAGTCTGCAGACAGGGGAGCTCGTTTTGTGATCGAGGAGGCGCACGACGCGGATGTAGGACAGAATTCAGTTCAACAGTACAGCCTGAAGAAGAATGATCATTTCGTTTTGgctgttaataataatatactaGAGCTTGTTCTTGACAAAGAGCTCGATCGTGAAAAGCAAGGGGAGATGAATCTGCTCCTCACAGCTCTAGATGGAGGCTCTCCTCAGAGATCAGGCACCGTGGTCATACACGTCACTGTGCTGGATGCTAATGATAACGCCCCAGTGTTCAGTCAGGCCGTTTATAAAGCCAGTCTGCCTGAAAACTCTCCTCCTGATACCCTGGTGGTCACAGTGAGCGCGACTGACGCAGACGAGGGAGTCAATGGAGATGTGACGTATGACTTTGGACACGTCACTGAAGACGTGAAGAAAATATTTAGTATTGACCGTAAAGTGGGTGAGATCCGAGTAACTGGTTCTGTTGATTATGAAACTACTACATCTTTTGAAATACGCGTTAAAGCGAAAGATGGTTTAGGGCTCTCATCTTATGCTAAAGTGATAATTTCTGTTactgatgtgaatgacaacgcCCCTGTCATTAATTTGAAATCACTGACTAACCTCATACCTGAGAACGTGTCACCTGGTTCAGAGGTGGGCATCATTAACGTGCAGGACAGAGACTCTGAGAGGAACAGACAGGTTCGCTGCTCCATTCagcaaaatgtcccttttaagTTGGTTCCTTctattaaaaactattattctCTGGTGACCACAGGACAACTGGACCGTGAACTAGTGTCAGATTACAACATTACAATCAGTGCCACTGACGAGGGctctccacctctgtcctcctctaaAACTGTTCACTTATCTGTAGCTGACATCAACGACAACCCACCTGTGTTTGAGGAACAGTCCTACAGCGCATATGTGAGTGAAAATAACAAACCTGGCTCCACTTTATGTTCCGTTACTGCTCGAGACCCCGACTGGAGACAGAACGGTACAGTGATTTATTCTCTGTTACCCGGTGAGGTGAACGGTGCCCCGGTGTCCTCCTATCTGTCAGTTAACGGAGACACGGGGGTGATCCACGCTGTGAGGTCGTTTGACTATGAACACTTCAGGAGCTTTAAAGTCCACGTGGTGGCCAGAGACAACGGTTCTCCTCCGCTCAGCAGCAACGTGACCGTCAGCGTCTTCATATCGGACGTGAACGACAACTCTCCTCAGATCCTGTACCCCGCCCCGGAGGGAAACTCCTTCATGACCGAGCTGGTCCCCAAAGCTGCACACGGAGGCTCTCTGGTGTCCAAGGTGATAGCGGTGGACGCGGACTCCGGACAGAACGCCTGGCTGTCCTATCACATAGTCAAGTCCACTGATCCGGGACTTTTCACCATCGGTGTCCACAGCGGAGAGATCAGGACACAGCGGGACATTTCTGAATCTGACAGCATGAAACAGAACCTTATTGTGGCGGTGAAAGATAACggacagccctctctctctgccacctgtTCCATGTACTTACTTATTTCTGATAACTTGGCTGAGGTGCCAGAGCTGAAGGACATTTCTTATGATGAGAAGAATTCAAAACTGACCTCTTACCTGATCATCGCGCTGGTGTCTGTGTCCACCTTCTTCctgaccttcatcatcatcatcctgggtGTGAGGTTCTGTCGCAGGAGAAAGCCCAGACTGTTGTTTGACGGAGCGGTCGCCATCCCCAGCGCTTATCTCCCTCCTAATTACGCAGATGTTGACGGAACAGGAACTTTACGCAGCGCTTACAACTATGACGCCTACCTGACAACAGGATCTAGAACCAGTGACTTTAAGTTTGTGACGTCTTACAATGACAACACGCTGCCTGCTGACCAGACTCTGAGGAAAAGTCCTTCTGACTTTGCTGATGCGTTTTGGGACTTAAATGGTTCTCCCGAGGTATGA
- the LOC118319072 gene encoding protocadherin beta-3, whose translation MMSTVHLFLKACSIMEHSNNFKRWLRFLVFSLLFGVSFGEVRYVLPEEMQRRSVIGNVARDLGLRVAELGARRARVVAEGTGQLCELDTASGNLLISQRIDREELCAQAAVCIVQYQLLLEDPLQAFSLVLDVADINDNSPVFVAGEIHLDLVESTVLGRRFPLESAHDPDLGTNSVREYKLSPNDHFALEMSRQLNGNAYPELVLKKALDREAQAEHFLKINGIDGGNPPRSGTASIHIRVLDANDNIPVFNQRVYKASVPENAPFGTVILTLNATDLDEGVYGEITYSFSHLSDKMAGVIEMNPLTGEVRVSGRIDYEEASTHELDVQAKDGGGQASHCKLIIDVIDVNDNEPVIEIKSASANLAEDSKSGTMVALINIYDLDTGSSGRVTCTISNNAPFKFVSEVKNYYMLVSDGKLDRELQPEYNITITATDTGSPPLSSVKVLTIVVNDINDNPPTFTQSDYDANILENQPIGTFVMRVKAEDTDDGPNAKVLYQISNSEVSSFLTINSDTGELFTSHPFDHEQSVHFQIKVIARDGGDPPLSTTCTINVFIKDQNDNTPVVLYPVQTTGFIAEDVVPMEAPRGYLVTKVVAVDADSGHNAWLSYRIIKATQPNLFVVGLHTGEIRTVRAFMEDDESKQSVVVLVTDNGPESLSATASVSIVIGDGLPVLNELFEFADESQNSGNLTLYLVIALSTVSFLFLLLISGVFYFKLCRRSYVCRSTTASLPVFPTTYCPPSFTDLSRCGTLLKDDRYDSFLTTGSWRGDFRFASSTDTDTLKKRSAAYQKSTLRRTSADRATLKVRAGVPHPFYVVQ comes from the coding sequence ATGATGTCGACAGTGCATTTGTTTCTGAAAGCATGTTCAATTATGGAGCACTCGAATAACTTCAAACGGTGGCTGCGTTTTCTCGTGTTTAGCCTCCTTTTTGGCGTTTCGTTTGGAGAAGTCCGTTATGTGCTTCCAGAGGAGATGCAGCGGCGCTCGGTTATCGGGAACGTTGCGCGGGATCTCGGACTGAGAGTGGCGGAGCTCGGTGCTCGTCGAGCCCGGGTTGTTGCAGAGGGAACCGGCCAACTGTGTGAACTGGACACTGCGTCAGGCAATCTTTTGATCAGCCAGCGGATAGACCGTGAGGAGCTCTGCGCACAGGCAGCTGTCTGCATCGTACAGTATCAGCTCCTCCTGGAAGATCCCCTTCAAGCATTCAGCCTAGTTTTGGATGTTGCAGATATAAATGACAACAGCCCCGTTTTTGTTGCGGGAGAGATACATTTAGATTTAGTCGAATCCACAGTTCTAGGGAGGCGCTTTCCGTTGGAGAGCGCGCATGACCCCGATCTGGGCACCAACTCTGTGCGTGAATACAAACTGAGCCCGAATGATCATTTTGCACTGGAAATGAGTAGGCAACTAAACGGCAATGCCTATCCTGAACTGGTTCTCAAAAAAGCTTTGGACCGGGAGGCACAAGctgaacatttcctgaaaataaatggaatCGACGGGGGTAATCCACCCCGATCGGGAACTGCTTCCATCCACATCCGTGTTTTAGACGCCAATGACAATATCCCGGTTTTCAACCAACGAGTTTACAAAGCCTCTGTGCCAGAGAACGCGCCCTTTGGGACCGTCATATTAACACTGAATGCCACGGACTTGGATGAAGGTGTTTATGGAGAGATAACGTACTCCTTCAGTCACCTGTCGGACAAGATGGCGGGAGTGATTGAGATGAACCCTCTGACTGGAGAAGTACGGGTGTCGGGTCGTATCGATTACGAAGAGGCTAGCACGCACGAGTTGGACGTGCAGGCTAAAGATGGCGGCGGTCAGGCCTCTCACTGCAAACTTATAATTGATGTCATTGACGTAAACGACAATGAACCCGTGATAGAAATAAAGTCGGCCTCTGCTAACTTGGCTGAAGACTCTAAATCAGGAACAATGGTCGCTCTGATTAATATCTATGACCTGGACACCGGAAGCAGCGGGCGTGTCACGTGTACGATCTCCAACAATGCTCCATTTAAATTTGTTTCGGAGGTGAAAAACTATTACATGTTGGTGAGTGACGGAAAACTAGACAGAGAACTTCAGCCGGAGTATAACATCACAATCACTGCCACTGACACGGgctctcctccgctctccaGTGTTAAAGTTCTCACCATCGTGGTCAATGATATAAATGACAACCCCCCGACTTTTACGCAGAGCGACTACGATgccaacattttggaaaaccAACCCATCGGCACGTTTGTGATGCGAGTGAAAGCAGAGGACACTGACGACGGACCTAATGCTAAAGTGCTGTACCAGATATCCAACTCAGAAGTGTCCTCTTTTCTTACCATCAACTCTGACACAGGGGAGCTCTTCACATCGCACCCTTTTGATCACGAACAGTCAGTTCACTTCCAAATCAAGGTGATAGCTCGAGACGGAGGCGACCCCCCGCTCTCCACTACCTGCACTATAAACGTTTTCATCAAGGACCAAAATGACAATACACCTGTTGTCCTCTACCCGGTCCAAACCACCGGGTTCATCGCTGAAGATGTGGTGCCAATGGAGGCGCCCAGGGGCTACCTGGTTACCAAAGTGGTGGCTGTGGACGCCGACTCTGGCCACAACGCGTGGCTTTCCTACAGAATAATCAAAGCAACGCAGCCTAACCTGTTCGTGGTTGGTCTGCACACCGGGGAAATCAGAACAGTGCGAGCATTCATGGAGGACGATGAGTCGAAACAATCTGTTGTCGTTCTGGTAACGGATAACGGACCGGAATCTCTCTCCGCCACTGCTTCAGTCAGCATAGTGATCGGTGACGGCCTGCCCGTTTTAAACGAACTCTTTGAGTTCGCCGATGAATCACAGAACAGCGGTAACTTAACGCTCTATTTGGTCATAGCTCTGTCAACCGTGTCCTTCCTGTTCCTCCTGTTGATCAGCGGcgtgttttattttaagctCTGCCGTCGCAGTTATGTTTGCCGGTCCACCACCGCCAGTCTACCCGTCTTCCCCACCACCTACTGCCCCCCGAGCTTTACAGATTTAAGTCGCTGCGGGACCCTGCTGAAAGACGACCGGTACGATTCCTTCTTGACCACTGGGTCGTGGAGAGGCGATTTCCGCTTTGCCTCGAGCACAGACACTGACACGCTGAAAAAAAGGAGTGCAGCCTATCAGAAAAGCACCCTGAGGCGCACTAGTGCAGACAGAGCTACTCTGAAGGTGAGGGCAGGTGTCCCGCATCCGTTCTACGTGGTCCAGTGA
- the LOC118319067 gene encoding protocadherin beta-16-like has product MVKTPNAIVHKSVIYAFSSLHSFHFSVCLETTFFRMAFTEHRRDWGVRWRLLGRSRGPVYLFMVQLIFLVRTEAQIRYSIPEETKKGSLVGNVAQDLGLDLKRLRSGRARIVTGENVQYTELKTDKGTLVVNERIDREQLCGDVTPCSFTFEILLEKPMELHPVTIEVLDVNDNAPTFQNAHLEFEISESAALGSRFVLESADDADVGPNGLQNYILTPNDNFGLKQHVNPDGSKYAEMVLQKPLDREERPRLSLKLLAVDGGDPQRSGTVNIGINILDINDNAPVFNQSRYKGSVIENAPKGTYIVTVNASDVDSGSNGQVTYSFSKSKAGISDLFDIDEATGKIYVAKQVDFEKDKKIEFRVEAKDQGGLTDSSNVEIEVIDINDNAPVINVMSFTSPVSEDSPAGTTVGIINVKDVDSGENGRVKCTIEGSVPFQIKSNVRNYYALITDAALDREHMSECNITVIASDAGLPPLSTKRTFYLKISDVNDNAPVFPRGFYSAFIAENNSPGVSVLSVKAEDPDENQNARVSYILEDCEIGGSPVSDYISVNAENGVIRAVRSYDYEQIKELIFIVKAQDGGSPPLSSNVTVKVLIQDQNDNPPQVLYPVQTGGSLVAEMVPRSADVGYLVTKVVAVDVDSGQNAWLSYKLQKATDRALFEVGSQNGEIRTIRQVTDKDAVKQRLTVIVEDNGQPSRSATVVVNVAVADSFPEVLSEFTDFTHDKEYNDNLTFYLVLALAVVSFLFITCLVVIISVKIYRWRQSRVLYHSNLPVIPYYPPRYSDTLGTGTLQHVYNYEVCRTTDSRKSDCKFGRAGSQNVLIMEPSSTGTMQRMQSEKSILDEPDSPLEVG; this is encoded by the coding sequence ATGGTTAAGACTCCTAACGCGATAGTACATAAATCTGTAATCTACGCGTTTTCCTCGTTACATTCCTTCCATTTCTCGGTTTGCTTGGAAACCACCTTTTTTCGCATGGCATTTACAGAACATCGTCGAGACTGGGGAGTCAGATGGCGATTGTTAGGCAGATCGCGCGGCCCAGTGTACCTGTTTATGGTGCAGCTTATTTTTCTCGTTCGAACGGAGGCACAGATCAGGTATTCGATCCCAGAGGAGACGAAGAAAGGCTCCCTCGTTGGCAACGTCGCGCAAGATCTGGGTTTGGATTTGAAAAGGCTTCGCTCTGGACGGGCCCGTATCGTGACCGGAGAAAACGTCCAGTACACCGAGCTGAAGACGGACAAAGGGACTTTAGTCGTGAACGAGCGAATCGACCGAGAGCAGCTGTGTGGAGACGTGACACCGTGCAGCTTTACCTTTGAGATCTTACTGGAGAAACCCATGGAGTTGCATCCTGTGACCATAGAGGTGTTGGACGTGAACGACAACGCTCCCACTTTTCAAAACGCTCATCTGGAATTTGAAATAAGCGAATCGGCCGCGCTCGGTTCCCGTTTTGTTTTAGAAAGTGCGGACGATGCTGATGTTGGGCCGAACGGGCTGCAGAACTACATTTTAACCCCCAACGACAATTTTGGTTTGAAACAACATGTTAACCCGGACGGCAGTAAATACGCAGAAATGGTGCTTCAGAAACCCTTAGATCGAGAGGAACGGCCACGCCTGTCTCTGAAACTGCTGGCCGTGGACGGCGGAGACCCACAGAGATCGGGTACAGTAAATATAGGTATCAATATTTTAGATATCAATGACAATGCTCCCGTGTTTAATCAATCGAGGTATAAGGGCTCTGTGATTGAAAATGCACCAAAAGGTACTTACATTGTTACCGTGAATGCAAGCGACGTAGACAGCGGGTCAAACGGACAAGTCACGTATTCCTTCTCAAAATCAAAAGCAGGAATATCTGATTTGTTCGACATAGACGAGGCGACAGGGAAAATTTATGTGGCGAAGCAAGTTGactttgaaaaagacaaaaaaattgagTTCAGAGTTGAAGCTAAAGATCAGGGAGGACTGACAGATTCGAGCAACGTTGAAATCGAGGTGATTGATATCAACGATAACGCTCCGGTGATTAACGTCATGTCCTTCACGAGCCCCGTGTCAGAGGACTCCCCTGCAGGCACCACCGTTGGAATCATTAATGTTAAAGATGTTGATTCGGGTGAAAACGGCCGAGTAAAGTGCACGATCGAAGGCAGCGTTccatttcaaattaaatccaACGTGAGGAATTATTATGCATTGATCACTGATGCTGCATTAGACCGGGAACACATGTCAGAGTGTAACATCACTGTCATCGCGTCAGACGCAGGGTTGCCTCCCCTCTCGactaaaagaacattttatttaaagatcTCGGATGTCAATGACAATGCCCCAGTATTTCCACGAGGCTTTTACAGTGCGTTCATTGCAGAAAACAACTCTCCAGGCGTTTCTGTGTTAAGTGTTAAAGCTGAAGACCCCGATGAAAACCAGAACGCCCGCGTTTCTTATATCTTAGAAGATTGTGAGATCGGTGGATCTCCAGTGTCTGACTATATTTCCGTTAATGCGGAAAACGGAGTAATTCGCGCAGTTCGTTCATATGATTATGAACAGATTAAAGAACTGATATTCATCGTCAAAGCCCAGGATggaggctctcctcctctcagtagTAACGTGACAGTGAAAGTACTGATCCAGGACCAGAACGACAACCCCCCTCAGGTCCTGTACCCAGTCCAGACTGGTGGCTCTCTGGTGGCTGAGATGGTGCCTCGTTCAGCAGATGTGGGCTATCTGGTCACTAAAGTGGTGGCTGTTGATGTGGACTCTGGACAGAATGCCTGGCTCTcctacaaactgcagaaagccaccgacagggcgctgtttgaagtgggctcacagaatggagaaatcagaacgatccgtcaagtgactgataaagatgcagtgaaacagagactgactgTGATAGTGGAGGACAACGGGCAGCCCTCTCGTTCAGCTACAGTCGTTGTTAACGTGGCGGTggcggacagcttccctgaagtGCTGTCGGAGTTCACTGACTTTACTCACGACAAGGAGTACAACGACAACCTGACTTTTTACTTAGTGTTGGCTCTGGCTgtagtctccttcctcttcatcacgtgtctagtggttattatctcagtgaagatctaCAGGTGGAGACAGTCTCGCGTCCTGTATCACTCCAATCTCCCTGTGATTCCATATTATCCACCACGTTACTCGGACACTTTGGGGACAGGGACTCTCCAACACGTGTACAACTACGAGGTGTGCAGGACGACTGACTCCAGAAAGAGTGACTGTAAGTTCGGCAGAGCTGGTAGTCAGAACGTGCTGATCATGGAGCCCAGTTCTACAGGGACGATGCAGAggatgcagagtgaaaagagcatCCTGGATGAACCAGACTCTCCTCTAGAGGTTGGTTGA